One Setaria italica strain Yugu1 chromosome II, Setaria_italica_v2.0, whole genome shotgun sequence DNA segment encodes these proteins:
- the LOC101785437 gene encoding ERI1 exoribonuclease 2, producing the protein MLCLPSSSAFRPADPAARGAMASQQQRQSFPHASTAARGMLSFSSAVPSGPADPAAQQQDFRMREFDYFVVVDFEATCEKDSRIYPQEIIEFPAVLVDAATGGLLSSFRTYVKPRHHPVLTAFCSELTGIQQEQVDGGVDLATALALHDKWLAAAGVAKNRLAIVTWGDWDCRTMLKFECNFKNISKPSYFNQWVNLRIPFETAFGAGRRNLQEAVREAGLQWDGRLHCGLDDARNTARLLVELMRRGVRISITGSLVPPPLPEPEPEPEPEPELQHQRRCGDHTRTNARTILLRLWELDADMSFLPLGGLIAGHLDSIASSALRLASYYSLIHTHGVHA; encoded by the exons ATgctctgcctcccctcctcctccgcgttcCGGCCGGCCGATCCGGCGGCGCGTGGCGCCATGGCTtcgcagcagcagcgccagaGCTTTCCTCACGCCTCCACTGCAGCTCGAGGCATGCTCAGCTTCTCCTCCGCCGTACCGTCCGGGCCGGCAGATCCTGCGGCGCAGCAGCAGGACTTCCGCATGCGGGAGTTCGACTacttcgtcgtcgtcgacttCGAGGCTACCTGTGAGAAGGATTCGCGCATCTACCCGCAGGAAATCATCGAATTTCCTGCGGTCCtcgtcgacgccgccaccggcggcctGCTCTCCTCGTTCCGCACCTATGTGAAGCCGCGGCACCACCCGGTCCTCACCGCTTTCTGCTCCGAGCTGACGGGGATTCAGCAAGAGCaggtcgacggcggcgtggatCTTGCAACGGCGCTGGCCTTGCACGACaagtggctggcggcggcgggcgtcgccAAGAACCGTCTCGCCATCGTCACCTGGGGTGATTGGGACTGCCGGACGATGCTGAAGTTCGAATGCAATTTCAAGAACATCTCCAAGCCATCGTATTTCAACCAGTGGGTTAACCTCCGGATCCCCTTCGAGACCGCGTTTGGCGCTGGGCGGCGCAACCTGCAAGAAGCTGTCCGGGAGGCGGGTCTGCAGTGGGATGGCCGCCTCCACTGCGGGCTCGACGACGCCCGCAACACAGCGCGTCTCCTTGTCGAGCTGATGCGGCGGGGAGTCCGTATCTCCATAACCGGCTCTCTGGTGCCACCGCCTCTGCCAGAGCCAGAGccagagccggagccggagccggaacTCCAACATCAG AGGCGGTGTGGTGACCACACCAGGACCAATGCACGGACGATTCTTCTTCGCTTGTGGGAACTGGACGCCGACATGTCGTTTCTTCCTCTGGGCGGCCTGATTGCCGGCCATCTGGACTCCATCGCATCATCGGCGTTAAGGTTAGCTAGTTACTACTCACTTATACACACACATGGAGTGCATGCTTAG